The following proteins come from a genomic window of Lachnoclostridium phytofermentans ISDg:
- the rfbC gene encoding dTDP-4-dehydrorhamnose 3,5-epimerase — translation MGKITVTECGIDGLFVIEPTIFKDNRGYFIETYHKEAYEAAGITAEFIQDNQSMSKKGVLRGLHFQINYPQAKLVRVLSGEVFDVAVDLRKGSKTFGKWYGVVLSEENQKQFFVPEGFAHGYLVLSDTAVFAYKCTDFYHPGDDGGLLWNDPEVGIEWPIPEDMDLVIAQRDQEWGTLADIK, via the coding sequence ATGGGAAAAATAACAGTTACAGAATGTGGTATTGATGGGCTATTTGTAATTGAACCAACAATATTTAAAGACAATCGTGGATACTTTATAGAGACGTATCATAAAGAGGCATATGAAGCCGCAGGGATTACCGCAGAGTTTATACAGGACAACCAGTCAATGTCAAAAAAGGGAGTACTAAGAGGGCTTCATTTTCAAATCAATTACCCGCAAGCGAAACTCGTTCGTGTATTAAGTGGTGAGGTTTTTGATGTGGCAGTAGATCTTCGAAAAGGCTCCAAAACATTTGGTAAATGGTATGGTGTAGTGCTTAGTGAAGAGAATCAAAAGCAATTTTTTGTACCAGAGGGATTTGCACATGGATATTTAGTCTTATCTGATACTGCTGTGTTTGCTTATAAGTGTACTGACTTCTATCACCCGGGTGATGATGGTGGACTACTTTGGAATGATCCTGAGGTTGGTATTGAGTGGCCAATTCCAGAAGATATGGATTTAGTTATTGCACAAAGGGATCAAGAATGGGGAACTTTAGCCGATATAAAATAG
- a CDS encoding phosphatase PAP2 family protein, which translates to MEFLYQLESIRNPFLSGIFRLFTLLGQEVVVLAVLCFFYWCYNKKLAYRISFGFFLSAILVQGLKITFRIPRPWIKDPLFKPVEDAINAATGYSFPSGHTQAATALYGTLALATKKRASKIMLFLVIAMVGLSRMYLGVHTPADVLTSFVITLATILLVYYFSNFELTKDKKVYLMIGIGVFAIALLIYCVTLYTNGTIELAYAADSCSAAAAGVGLAIGWYVESTYLNFNERACSNRMQVVKLLIGLTVTILLKEGLGFILGASITGKGVKYFLLVLWIMIGYPCIIKRFMNKA; encoded by the coding sequence ATGGAATTTTTATATCAGTTAGAGAGTATACGAAACCCATTTCTAAGTGGGATATTTCGTCTATTTACCTTACTAGGGCAAGAGGTCGTAGTATTAGCTGTATTATGCTTTTTTTACTGGTGCTATAATAAAAAGTTAGCTTATCGGATAAGTTTTGGATTCTTTCTTTCTGCGATTTTGGTTCAGGGGTTAAAAATAACGTTTCGAATCCCACGTCCTTGGATTAAAGATCCTCTATTTAAACCGGTAGAGGACGCTATTAATGCTGCAACCGGATATTCCTTTCCAAGTGGACATACACAGGCAGCAACAGCTTTGTATGGAACATTGGCACTTGCAACTAAGAAAAGAGCATCGAAGATTATGTTATTTCTTGTGATAGCAATGGTAGGTTTATCAAGAATGTATCTGGGAGTTCATACTCCAGCAGATGTATTAACTTCTTTTGTTATTACTTTAGCAACTATCTTACTTGTGTATTATTTCTCAAATTTTGAGCTTACTAAAGATAAGAAGGTATATTTAATGATTGGTATCGGTGTATTCGCGATCGCTCTATTAATATATTGCGTAACCTTGTATACTAATGGTACAATAGAACTAGCATATGCAGCAGATAGTTGCAGTGCAGCAGCAGCTGGTGTAGGATTAGCCATTGGCTGGTATGTAGAAAGTACGTATCTGAATTTTAATGAGAGAGCATGTAGCAATCGAATGCAGGTAGTAAAGTTACTAATTGGACTAACCGTTACTATATTACTAAAAGAAGGCTTAGGCTTTATCCTTGGGGCTTCTATTACAGGAAAAGGTGTTAAATATTTTTTACTGGTATTATGGATTATGATAGGTTATCCGTGCATTATTAAAAGATTTATGAACAAAGCGTAA
- the fba gene encoding class II fructose-1,6-bisphosphate aldolase, whose product MLVSAKDMITKAKAGHYAVGQFNINNLEWTKAILLTAQELNSPVILGVSEGAGKYMIGYKTVTAMVSNMIDELKITVPVALHLDHGTFEACLKCIDAGFSSIMFDGSHYPIEENIEKTKELVKICAEKNLSLEAEVGSIGGEEDGVVGAGECADPEECKMISDLGVTMLAAGIGNIHGQYPENWAGLSFETLAAVQQLTGDMPLVLHGGTGIPEDMIKKAISLGVAKINVNTECQLSFAAATRKYIEDGKDLQGKGFDPRKLLAPGVVAIRATVKEKMELFGSVGKAE is encoded by the coding sequence ATGTTAGTATCAGCAAAAGACATGATTACAAAAGCAAAAGCAGGCCATTATGCAGTAGGCCAATTTAATATTAATAATCTTGAGTGGACAAAGGCTATTTTATTAACTGCACAGGAGCTTAATTCACCAGTAATTTTAGGTGTATCTGAGGGTGCAGGTAAATATATGATAGGTTACAAAACTGTAACAGCTATGGTATCTAATATGATAGATGAGTTAAAAATTACAGTACCAGTAGCTCTACACTTAGATCATGGTACATTTGAAGCTTGTTTAAAATGTATCGATGCAGGTTTCTCCTCAATCATGTTCGATGGTTCACACTATCCAATTGAAGAGAACATTGAGAAAACAAAAGAATTAGTAAAGATTTGTGCTGAGAAGAATTTATCTTTAGAAGCAGAAGTTGGATCCATCGGTGGAGAAGAAGATGGAGTTGTAGGTGCAGGTGAATGTGCTGATCCAGAAGAATGCAAGATGATTTCTGATCTTGGTGTTACTATGTTAGCAGCAGGTATCGGAAATATTCATGGTCAGTATCCAGAAAACTGGGCTGGCCTTAGTTTCGAAACTTTAGCTGCAGTTCAACAGTTAACTGGAGATATGCCTTTAGTTCTTCATGGTGGTACAGGTATTCCGGAAGATATGATTAAGAAAGCAATTTCACTTGGCGTAGCTAAGATTAATGTAAATACAGAATGCCAGTTAAGTTTTGCAGCTGCAACTCGTAAATACATTGAAGACGGTAAGGATTTACAAGGAAAAGGATTTGATCCACGTAAATTATTAGCTCCAGGAGTTGTTGCAATTAGAGCAACTGTGAAGGAAAAGATGGAGTTATTTGGATCTGTTGGAAAAGCAGAGTAG
- the rpoC gene encoding DNA-directed RNA polymerase subunit beta', with the protein MPTEMINESVKDITYDAIKIGLASPEKIREWSRGEVRKPETINYRTLKPEKDGLFCEKIFGPNKDWECHCGKYKKIRYKGVVCDRCGVEVTKASVRRERMGHIELAAPVSHIWYFKGIPSRMGLILDLSPRTLEKVLYFASYIVLDKGTTDLQYKQVLNEKEFREAYDKYGDRFRVGMGAEAIMELLEAIDLEKESKDLKRGLKESTGQKRARIIKRLEVVEAFRESGNKPEWMIMTVVPVIPPDLRPMVQLDGGRFATSDMNDLYRRIINRNNRLKRLLELGAPDIIVRNEKRMLQEAVDALIDNGRRGRPVTGPGNRPLKSLSDMLKGKQGRFRQNLLGKRVDYSGRSVIVVGPELKIYQCGLPKEMAIELFKPFVMKELVAKGTAHNIKSAKKMVERLQPEVWDILEEVIREHPVMLNRAPTLHRLGIQAFEPVLVEGKAIKLHPLVCTAFNADFDGDQMAVHLPLSVEAQAECRFLLLSPNNLLKPSDGGPVAVPSQDMVLGIYYLTLQKPGDIGEGKYFKSVNEAILAYENGVISLHAMIKVRRTGLNAEGVEESRTIESTVGRFIFNEIISQDLGFVDRSKPENFLALEIDFHTGKKQLKKILEKCINTRGATQTAETLDAIKSLGYKYSTRAAMTVSISDMTVPEAKKDIIERAEKQVEDIAKNHRRGLMTEEERYKAVIETWKEADDEITKELLSGLDKYNNIFMMADSGARGSDKQIKQLAGMRGLMADTSGKTIELPIKANFREGLDVLEYFISAHGARKGLSDTALRTADSGYLTRRLVDVSQDLIIREVDCGEGTDEIPGMEIKAFMDGKEVIEGLEDRIIGRYACETIYDDNGELIVKKNHIITPKRAARIVASKAFEDPNATIKIRTVLSCKSHIGVCAKCYGANMATGEAVQVGEAVGIIAAQSIGEPGTQLTMRTFHTGGVAGDDITQGLPRVEELFEARKPKGLAIIAEFGGTVTIKDTKKKREVIVTRTSNDTLESKAYLIPYGSRIKVMDEQVIEAGDELTEGSVNPHDILKIKGVRAVQDYMIQEVQRVYRLQGVEINDKHIEVIVRQMLKKVRVENNGDAEFLPGTMVDILEYNDVNESLAAKGLEQAEGKQVMLGITKASLATNSFLSAASFQETTKVLTEAAIKGKIDPLIGLKENVIIGKLIPAGTGMKHYRNVKLDTDQNQEITFSEDEFDNGNYEGNFSGNDFKQNFYENEDFNSDEEVSFTEDEYFEDEENDLSTENFDDLKFSEEEE; encoded by the coding sequence ATGCCAACAGAGATGATAAATGAAAGTGTCAAGGATATCACCTATGACGCGATTAAGATAGGTTTGGCTTCGCCAGAGAAGATCAGAGAGTGGTCCAGAGGTGAAGTTAGAAAGCCAGAAACAATCAATTACAGAACGCTCAAGCCAGAAAAAGACGGTTTATTCTGCGAAAAGATTTTTGGACCAAACAAAGACTGGGAATGTCATTGTGGTAAATACAAAAAAATCCGCTATAAGGGCGTAGTATGTGACCGCTGTGGAGTTGAGGTTACAAAGGCAAGTGTTCGTCGTGAAAGAATGGGTCACATCGAACTTGCAGCTCCAGTGTCTCATATTTGGTACTTCAAGGGTATCCCAAGTAGAATGGGTCTAATCTTAGACCTTTCTCCAAGAACCCTTGAGAAAGTGCTATATTTTGCATCTTATATTGTACTTGATAAAGGAACTACCGATTTACAGTACAAACAGGTGTTAAATGAAAAAGAATTCAGAGAAGCATATGATAAATATGGCGACAGGTTCCGTGTAGGAATGGGCGCTGAAGCGATTATGGAACTTTTAGAGGCCATTGATTTAGAGAAAGAATCAAAAGACCTAAAGAGAGGCTTAAAAGAATCTACAGGACAAAAGAGAGCTCGTATTATTAAGAGACTTGAGGTTGTAGAAGCTTTCCGTGAGTCTGGAAATAAGCCTGAGTGGATGATTATGACAGTCGTTCCTGTTATCCCACCAGATTTACGTCCGATGGTACAGTTAGACGGTGGCCGTTTTGCTACTTCTGATATGAATGACTTATATCGTAGAATTATTAACCGTAACAATCGTCTTAAGAGACTTCTTGAACTTGGTGCGCCTGATATTATCGTTCGTAACGAGAAGAGAATGTTACAAGAAGCGGTTGACGCTTTAATTGATAATGGTAGAAGAGGTCGTCCTGTAACTGGTCCTGGTAATAGACCATTAAAGTCCTTATCCGATATGTTAAAGGGTAAGCAAGGTCGTTTCCGTCAGAACTTACTTGGTAAACGTGTTGACTATTCTGGTCGTTCCGTTATCGTCGTAGGTCCTGAACTTAAGATTTACCAGTGTGGTCTTCCAAAGGAAATGGCAATTGAATTATTCAAGCCATTTGTTATGAAAGAGTTAGTTGCAAAAGGAACAGCTCATAATATTAAATCTGCAAAGAAGATGGTAGAAAGATTACAGCCTGAGGTATGGGATATCTTAGAAGAGGTAATCAGAGAGCATCCAGTAATGCTTAACCGTGCTCCTACCCTTCATAGACTTGGTATTCAGGCCTTCGAGCCAGTACTTGTAGAAGGTAAGGCAATTAAGTTACATCCACTTGTATGTACAGCTTTCAACGCCGACTTCGACGGTGACCAGATGGCGGTGCATCTACCACTTAGTGTAGAAGCTCAGGCAGAGTGTCGTTTCCTTTTATTATCACCTAACAACTTGTTAAAACCATCCGATGGTGGTCCTGTTGCGGTTCCATCTCAGGATATGGTACTTGGTATTTACTATTTAACACTTCAAAAACCAGGTGACATTGGAGAAGGTAAGTATTTTAAGAGTGTAAATGAAGCAATTCTTGCTTATGAAAATGGTGTAATCTCACTTCATGCAATGATTAAAGTTCGTAGAACTGGTCTTAACGCAGAAGGTGTAGAGGAATCCAGAACAATAGAGTCTACCGTGGGAAGATTCATCTTTAATGAAATTATTTCGCAGGATCTTGGTTTTGTTGATCGTAGCAAGCCAGAAAACTTCCTTGCACTTGAAATTGATTTCCACACAGGTAAGAAGCAGTTAAAGAAGATCCTTGAGAAATGTATCAATACTCGTGGTGCAACTCAGACTGCAGAAACTCTAGATGCGATTAAGTCTTTAGGTTATAAATACTCTACTCGTGCAGCGATGACAGTATCCATTTCTGATATGACTGTACCAGAAGCAAAGAAAGACATTATCGAACGTGCAGAAAAGCAGGTAGAAGATATCGCCAAGAATCATCGTCGTGGTTTGATGACTGAGGAAGAGCGTTATAAAGCAGTTATTGAAACTTGGAAAGAAGCCGATGATGAAATTACAAAGGAACTTCTTTCTGGACTTGATAAATATAATAACATCTTCATGATGGCTGACTCTGGTGCCCGTGGTTCCGACAAGCAGATCAAACAGTTAGCTGGTATGCGTGGTCTTATGGCAGATACATCTGGTAAGACAATCGAGTTGCCTATCAAGGCGAACTTCCGTGAAGGTCTTGACGTACTTGAGTACTTCATCTCCGCACACGGTGCTCGTAAAGGTCTTTCCGACACTGCTCTTCGTACTGCCGACTCTGGTTACTTAACTCGTCGTCTTGTAGACGTATCTCAGGATTTAATTATCCGTGAGGTTGACTGTGGTGAAGGTACTGATGAAATTCCAGGTATGGAAATTAAAGCCTTCATGGATGGAAAAGAAGTAATTGAAGGATTAGAAGACAGAATTATAGGTCGTTATGCATGCGAGACAATCTACGATGATAATGGTGAGTTAATTGTGAAGAAAAATCACATCATCACACCAAAGCGTGCTGCTCGTATCGTAGCAAGCAAAGCATTCGAAGATCCAAATGCAACGATTAAGATTCGTACCGTTCTTTCTTGTAAATCACACATCGGTGTTTGTGCTAAGTGTTACGGTGCAAACATGGCTACTGGTGAAGCAGTACAGGTTGGTGAAGCAGTTGGTATTATTGCGGCTCAGTCAATCGGTGAGCCAGGTACACAGCTTACAATGCGTACTTTCCATACTGGTGGTGTTGCGGGTGATGATATTACTCAGGGTCTTCCTCGTGTCGAGGAACTTTTCGAGGCAAGAAAGCCAAAGGGACTTGCAATTATCGCAGAATTCGGTGGTACTGTTACAATTAAGGATACCAAGAAGAAGCGTGAAGTTATAGTTACTAGAACAAGTAATGATACTTTAGAATCGAAAGCATACTTAATTCCTTACGGTTCTAGAATTAAGGTTATGGATGAACAGGTAATTGAAGCTGGTGATGAGTTAACAGAAGGTTCTGTAAACCCACATGATATCTTAAAGATTAAAGGTGTTCGTGCAGTTCAGGATTACATGATTCAGGAAGTTCAAAGAGTTTACCGTTTACAGGGTGTAGAAATCAACGATAAGCATATCGAAGTGATTGTTCGCCAGATGTTAAAGAAGGTTCGTGTTGAGAATAATGGTGATGCAGAATTCTTACCAGGAACTATGGTAGATATCTTAGAGTATAACGATGTAAATGAAAGCTTAGCAGCGAAGGGATTAGAACAAGCAGAAGGAAAACAGGTAATGCTTGGTATTACCAAGGCTTCTCTTGCAACAAACTCTTTCCTTTCCGCAGCATCCTTCCAGGAAACAACGAAAGTTCTTACAGAAGCAGCGATTAAAGGTAAGATTGATCCACTGATTGGTCTTAAGGAAAACGTAATTATCGGTAAGCTTATTCCAGCAGGTACCGGTATGAAACACTATCGCAATGTTAAGTTAGATACGGATCAGAATCAGGAAATTACATTCTCTGAGGATGAGTTTGACAATGGAAATTACGAAGGTAATTTCTCCGGTAATGACTTTAAACAAAACTTCTATGAGAATGAAGACTTTAATTCGGATGAAGAAGTAAGCTTCACTGAGGATGAATATTTCGAAGATGAAGAAAATGATCTTTCCACTGAGAATTTTGATGATTTAAAATTTTCTGAGGAAGAAGAGTAA
- the rfbA gene encoding glucose-1-phosphate thymidylyltransferase RfbA, producing the protein MKGIVLAGGSGTRLYPLTRVTSKQLLPVYDKPMIYYPLSVLMTAGIRDILIISTPEDTPRFKELLGDGSQFGIVLSYAVQNSPDGLAQAFLIGEEFIGNDNVAMILGDNIFHGYGLDIRLRRAATKEIGATVFGYYVDDPERFGIVEFNSEGKAVSIEEKPINPKSNYCVTGLYFYDNRVVEYAKKLKPSKRGELEITDLNRIYLEQGELEVSLLGQGYTWLDTGTHESLVEATNFVKTVETHQHRKIGCLEEIGYLMGWIDKEKLESIYLQFKNNQYGAYLKDILDGKYLDK; encoded by the coding sequence ATGAAGGGAATTGTGTTAGCCGGTGGCAGTGGTACAAGGCTTTATCCATTAACCAGAGTAACATCAAAACAATTATTGCCTGTTTACGACAAACCAATGATATATTATCCGCTATCCGTACTTATGACAGCTGGTATTCGAGATATCTTAATAATCTCGACACCAGAAGATACTCCAAGATTTAAGGAACTTCTAGGGGATGGAAGTCAATTTGGAATTGTGTTATCCTATGCGGTTCAGAATAGCCCGGATGGATTAGCACAGGCATTTCTCATTGGTGAGGAATTTATTGGTAACGATAATGTGGCGATGATACTTGGAGATAACATCTTCCATGGCTATGGCTTGGATATCCGTTTAAGAAGAGCAGCTACAAAAGAAATAGGAGCAACTGTTTTTGGATATTATGTTGATGATCCTGAGCGTTTTGGAATTGTTGAATTTAATTCGGAAGGAAAAGCTGTCTCCATTGAGGAGAAGCCAATAAATCCAAAATCTAATTATTGTGTTACAGGACTGTATTTTTATGATAATAGAGTAGTTGAATATGCAAAGAAATTGAAACCTTCCAAACGTGGTGAGCTTGAAATTACTGATTTAAATCGTATCTATTTGGAACAAGGAGAATTGGAGGTCTCATTATTAGGACAAGGTTATACCTGGCTTGATACAGGGACGCATGAATCTTTAGTTGAGGCAACTAATTTTGTAAAAACAGTAGAAACACATCAACACAGAAAAATAGGTTGCCTTGAGGAGATAGGATATTTAATGGGCTGGATTGACAAAGAGAAACTCGAAAGTATCTATCTTCAATTTAAAAACAATCAATATGGAGCTTATTTAAAGGATATATTGGATGGTAAATACTTAGATAAGTAA
- a CDS encoding polysaccharide pyruvyl transferase family protein, with the protein MNKKVGIITFHRALNYGAVLQAYALQQFLFGLGIDNEIIDYYSKSISSCYSPFKIYSGKVVRGIAKGIFFYRVIQKKMKNFEQFCKDNLVLSKRCNDYLELKELSKDYIFIITGSDQVFSPVSAGFDEAYFLTFTEDEKKYSYAANLGIKKIPKSLEEIYRERLKGFQSISVGEADAAPLLQDYISSKIKVHIDPTLLLSSKIWSQMKYQTGYQKPYVLLYHVEKPIYSIQFAKELSKQNNLEIVYINDRTAIRDMHIKYVVAPKVEEFLAWFKEAAYVVTNSFHGTALSILFHKKFFVELENKQNRNNRAEELLQLLHIEGREICKGSKPNQEENGISWNEVEGRLNHVREDAKEYIEDIVTTMI; encoded by the coding sequence ATGAATAAAAAAGTTGGTATTATAACATTTCATAGAGCATTAAATTATGGTGCGGTATTACAAGCATATGCCCTGCAACAATTTCTTTTTGGTCTGGGAATAGATAACGAGATAATTGATTATTATTCGAAAAGTATATCCAGCTGTTACTCCCCATTTAAAATTTATAGTGGTAAGGTGGTTCGAGGTATAGCTAAGGGAATTTTTTTTTATAGAGTGATACAAAAAAAGATGAAAAACTTTGAACAGTTTTGTAAGGATAATTTAGTCCTTAGTAAACGATGTAATGACTATTTAGAACTTAAAGAATTAAGTAAAGACTATATCTTTATTATTACTGGTAGTGATCAGGTTTTTAGTCCGGTTAGTGCAGGGTTTGATGAAGCATATTTCTTAACCTTTACAGAAGATGAAAAAAAATATTCTTACGCAGCGAATTTGGGAATTAAAAAAATACCGAAGTCTTTAGAAGAGATTTACCGAGAGAGATTAAAAGGATTTCAAAGCATTTCAGTGGGAGAAGCAGATGCAGCCCCTTTATTGCAGGATTATATTTCTTCTAAAATAAAAGTTCATATTGACCCTACTTTGTTGCTATCTAGCAAGATATGGAGCCAGATGAAGTATCAAACAGGGTATCAAAAGCCTTATGTTCTTCTTTATCATGTTGAGAAACCGATCTATTCTATTCAGTTTGCCAAAGAGCTGTCAAAGCAGAATAATCTTGAGATAGTTTATATCAATGACCGAACGGCGATAAGAGACATGCATATAAAATATGTGGTAGCACCAAAAGTGGAAGAATTTCTTGCTTGGTTTAAAGAAGCAGCCTATGTAGTGACTAACTCATTTCATGGTACAGCATTATCAATCCTGTTTCATAAAAAGTTCTTTGTGGAATTAGAGAATAAACAAAATCGTAATAACAGGGCAGAAGAATTATTACAGCTCCTTCATATCGAAGGCCGTGAGATTTGTAAAGGATCGAAACCTAACCAAGAGGAGAACGGAATTTCATGGAATGAGGTGGAAGGAAGACTAAACCATGTTAGAGAAGATGCCAAAGAATATATAGAAGATATCGTGACTACTATGATTTAA
- the rfbD gene encoding dTDP-4-dehydrorhamnose reductase → MRVVVTGVNGQLGYDVVKELEKHGLTAFGLTRKDLDITDKDQVIRTIRDINPEAVINCAAYTAVDLAEEEKEETLSANALAASYLAIACAGIHAKMIYLSTDYVFSGEGEKPYEVCDQVAPINWYGQTKYEGEQAVIRELDSCFIVRVSWVFGKNGKNFVKTMLRLSEERNTVSVVADQIGSPTYTVDLAKCLVAMIKTDKYGIYHVTNEGFCSWYDFAKEIFRMSGKNTTVQPLTSDEFPTKAKRPKNSRLSKEKLTEQGFERLPTWQDALSRYLYELQAENLE, encoded by the coding sequence ATGAGAGTGGTTGTAACTGGGGTAAATGGTCAGTTGGGTTATGATGTGGTAAAAGAATTAGAAAAACACGGATTGACAGCTTTCGGATTAACAAGAAAGGACCTTGACATAACTGATAAAGACCAAGTAATAAGGACGATTAGAGATATAAATCCAGAGGCAGTAATTAATTGTGCCGCCTACACAGCTGTGGATCTTGCTGAGGAGGAAAAAGAAGAAACATTAAGTGCGAATGCTCTAGCGGCTTCCTATCTAGCAATAGCCTGTGCAGGGATTCATGCGAAAATGATATATCTTAGTACGGATTATGTTTTTTCAGGGGAAGGAGAGAAACCTTACGAAGTCTGTGATCAAGTTGCACCTATCAACTGGTATGGACAGACGAAATACGAAGGAGAGCAGGCTGTAATTCGTGAACTAGATAGCTGTTTTATTGTTAGGGTTTCCTGGGTATTTGGTAAGAATGGAAAGAATTTTGTAAAGACAATGTTACGTCTTAGTGAAGAAAGAAACACCGTTTCTGTTGTGGCTGATCAAATCGGTTCACCAACTTACACGGTAGATTTGGCAAAGTGTCTTGTAGCAATGATAAAAACTGATAAATATGGGATTTATCATGTGACCAATGAAGGATTTTGCAGTTGGTACGATTTCGCGAAAGAAATTTTTCGTATGTCTGGCAAAAATACAACGGTTCAACCATTAACGTCGGATGAATTTCCAACCAAAGCAAAACGTCCTAAAAATAGTAGACTTAGCAAAGAAAAATTAACGGAACAGGGATTTGAACGACTACCTACTTGGCAAGATGCGTTATCTCGTTATTTGTATGAGTTACAAGCAGAGAATCTTGAATAG
- a CDS encoding biotin transporter BioY, with protein MKSTKTMSITMTAFMTAILCILAPFSIPLSTVPISLGTFAVYLCAVILGARKAIISVILYIMIGLVGLPVFAEGMAGFGVLAGPTGGYLIGYLVMAFFTGFFAKRWGKRPIIVFLGMVLGTIGCYLIGTVWLGLQLKLGVSKALMAGVIPFIPGDIIKMICCTAIALPIKKQINAYLESAKD; from the coding sequence ATGAAAAGTACAAAAACTATGTCTATTACAATGACAGCTTTCATGACTGCAATTCTGTGTATATTGGCTCCTTTCTCTATCCCTCTATCGACGGTTCCTATCTCTTTAGGCACCTTTGCTGTATATCTTTGTGCAGTTATCTTAGGGGCTCGAAAAGCTATCATTAGTGTTATTTTGTATATTATGATTGGCTTGGTTGGACTTCCGGTTTTTGCAGAGGGTATGGCTGGATTTGGAGTTTTAGCTGGTCCAACTGGCGGATATCTAATTGGATATCTTGTCATGGCTTTTTTTACTGGATTCTTTGCAAAGAGGTGGGGGAAAAGACCAATTATCGTTTTTTTGGGAATGGTGCTTGGAACAATAGGCTGCTATCTTATTGGAACGGTTTGGCTTGGTCTGCAGCTTAAACTAGGAGTCTCCAAAGCATTGATGGCAGGAGTGATTCCATTTATTCCAGGAGATATCATAAAAATGATTTGTTGTACGGCAATAGCGTTACCGATTAAAAAACAGATAAATGCCTATCTGGAATCTGCAAAGGATTGA
- the rfbB gene encoding dTDP-glucose 4,6-dehydratase, which yields MKILVTGGAGFIGSNFVQYMVNNYPEDTIVNLDALTYAGNLESLKSVEDKPNYRFIKGDISDRVFIMELFEKEAFDVVVNFAAESHVDRSILDPEVFVKTNVLGTLVLLDASKKFQIKRFHQVSTDEVYGDLPIDRTDLFFTEDTPLHTSSPYSSSKASADLFVLSYYRTYGLPVTISRCSNNYGPYHFPEKLIPLMIIRALNNEKLPVYGNGSNVRDWLHVTDHCSAIDLIIRNGKPGEVYNVGGHNEKTNLEVVKEILKALNKPESLIEYVTDRPGHDLRYAIDPSKIEQELGWKPRYHFETGLKQTIDWYLENKDWWEHIINGEYRSYFKEMYGERLL from the coding sequence ATGAAAATACTAGTTACCGGAGGAGCTGGTTTTATAGGCAGCAACTTTGTACAATATATGGTAAATAATTATCCTGAGGATACAATTGTTAATTTAGATGCGTTAACCTATGCAGGAAATCTTGAAAGCTTAAAGTCGGTGGAAGATAAACCGAATTATCGTTTTATTAAGGGAGACATCTCGGACAGAGTATTTATCATGGAGTTGTTTGAAAAAGAAGCATTTGATGTTGTTGTAAATTTTGCTGCGGAAAGTCATGTGGATCGCTCCATCCTAGATCCTGAAGTCTTTGTAAAAACAAATGTGTTAGGAACTCTAGTGTTGTTGGATGCATCGAAGAAGTTTCAAATAAAGAGATTTCATCAAGTATCAACTGACGAGGTGTATGGTGACCTTCCAATTGATCGTACGGACTTATTTTTCACGGAAGATACACCGCTTCATACTTCAAGTCCATATTCCTCTAGTAAGGCAAGTGCGGATTTATTCGTACTTTCTTATTATCGTACGTACGGGCTACCGGTAACAATATCCCGTTGTTCAAATAATTATGGGCCTTACCATTTTCCAGAAAAATTAATACCACTTATGATTATTCGCGCCTTAAATAATGAAAAACTTCCTGTTTACGGCAATGGTAGTAACGTTAGAGACTGGCTGCATGTAACAGACCATTGTTCGGCTATTGACTTAATTATCCGTAATGGAAAACCGGGAGAAGTATATAATGTTGGTGGACATAATGAAAAAACCAACCTTGAAGTAGTTAAGGAAATTCTGAAGGCACTAAATAAGCCGGAAAGCTTAATAGAGTATGTAACCGATCGTCCTGGACATGACCTACGCTATGCGATTGATCCAAGCAAAATAGAGCAAGAACTTGGATGGAAACCTAGATACCATTTTGAAACTGGTTTAAAGCAAACGATTGATTGGTATTTGGAAAATAAGGACTGGTGGGAACATATCATCAATGGAGAGTATCGGTCTTATTTTAAAGAGATGTATGGAGAACGTTTATTATGA